In Amycolatopsis jiangsuensis, the following proteins share a genomic window:
- the rpsT gene encoding 30S ribosomal protein S20 encodes MANIKSQIKRITTNEKARQRNLAIRSSVKTAIRKFREAAESGDKDKALELQREAARKLDKAVTKGVIHANQAANKKSAIAKRANQL; translated from the coding sequence ATGGCCAACATCAAGTCGCAGATCAAGCGCATCACCACGAACGAGAAGGCGCGGCAGCGCAACCTGGCGATCCGGTCCTCGGTGAAGACCGCGATCCGCAAGTTCCGCGAAGCCGCCGAGTCGGGCGACAAGGACAAGGCCCTCGAGCTCCAGCGCGAGGCCGCCCGCAAGCTCGACAAGGCCGTCACCAAGGGCGTCATTCACGCCAACCAGGCCGCGAACAAGAAGTCCGCGATCGCGAAGCGCGCGAACCA